From one Tsukamurella tyrosinosolvens genomic stretch:
- a CDS encoding hydroxypyruvate isomerase family protein, which translates to MNADTPAKYTVNCSILLADTPIFERPRVVRDAGFEAVEFWWPFATAVPSDRQADAFATAIEDAGVQLTGLNFFAGDMPGGERGILSDPARISEFRDNIDVVVGIGERLGTPAFNALYGNRIDGVDPAEQDAVAAENLAAAGRAAARIDAVVLIEPVSGAPRYPLLTAADAVTVIDRVRDQSGVDSLRLLADLYHLHVNGDDVAAAIDAHADRIGHVQIADDPGRGEPGTGALDLDGHLTHLERVGYRGPIGLEYKQTQDDPFAWLPRDRRGARVAAS; encoded by the coding sequence ATGAACGCCGACACCCCCGCCAAGTACACGGTCAACTGCTCGATCCTGCTGGCCGACACCCCGATCTTCGAGCGCCCCCGCGTGGTCCGCGACGCGGGCTTCGAGGCGGTCGAGTTCTGGTGGCCCTTCGCCACCGCGGTGCCGAGCGATCGCCAGGCCGACGCCTTCGCCACGGCGATCGAGGACGCGGGCGTGCAGCTCACGGGCCTCAACTTCTTCGCCGGCGACATGCCCGGCGGCGAGCGCGGCATCCTCTCCGACCCGGCCCGCATCTCCGAGTTCCGCGACAACATCGACGTCGTCGTCGGCATCGGCGAGCGCCTCGGCACCCCCGCCTTCAACGCGCTGTACGGCAACCGGATCGACGGTGTCGACCCGGCCGAGCAGGACGCCGTCGCCGCCGAGAACCTCGCCGCCGCCGGCCGCGCGGCAGCACGGATCGACGCCGTCGTCCTGATCGAGCCGGTCAGCGGCGCCCCGCGCTACCCGCTGCTCACCGCCGCCGACGCGGTGACCGTCATCGACCGGGTCCGGGACCAGTCCGGCGTCGACTCCCTGCGCCTGCTCGCCGACCTCTACCACCTGCACGTCAACGGCGACGACGTCGCCGCGGCGATCGACGCCCACGCGGACCGGATCGGCCACGTCCAGATCGCCGACGACCCCGGCCGCGGCGAGCCCGGCACCGGCGCGCTCGACCTCGACGGCCACCTGACCCACCTCGAGCGCGTGGGCTACCGCGGCCCGATCGGGCTGGAGTACAAGCAGACCCAGGACGACCCGTTCGCCTGGCTCCCCCGCGATCGGCGCGGCGCCCGCGTCGCCGCCTCCTGA
- a CDS encoding nuclear transport factor 2 family protein, whose translation MTENTTPRRIAETYFRCWEAKDFAPLRPFLAPDCTFTGVFGTAHGPDDFLRGLAGMAQATDSLVVRTRLADDRDVITWFDLGMGGAPATAVANWTRVENGLISEVNVTFDPREILAATS comes from the coding sequence ATGACCGAGAACACCACGCCCCGCCGCATCGCTGAGACCTACTTCCGGTGCTGGGAGGCGAAGGACTTCGCGCCCCTGCGCCCGTTCCTCGCCCCCGATTGCACCTTCACCGGCGTCTTCGGCACGGCGCACGGCCCCGACGACTTCCTCCGCGGGCTCGCGGGCATGGCGCAGGCCACCGACTCGCTCGTCGTCCGCACGCGCCTCGCCGACGACCGCGACGTCATCACCTGGTTCGACCTGGGCATGGGCGGAGCGCCGGCGACCGCGGTCGCGAACTGGACCCGCGTCGAGAACGGCCTGATCAGCGAGGTCAACGTCACCTTCGACCCGCGCGAGATCCTCGCCGCCACCTCCTGA
- a CDS encoding glycerate kinase, whose amino-acid sequence MTTVLLSPDKFKGSLSAAGVADALARGIADVAPDWVCVRAPIADGGDGTVDAAVAAGWERVAVETTGPTGVPHITSYARGGPTAVVELASAVGLELLPGGEPDALGATTFGLGTVIRHALVHGAQDIVLGLGGSASTDGGAGMLQALGVTVTDRAGEHVRPGGTALLQAARVDLSGLLPEARAARFTLACDVDNPLLGPDGAAAVYGPQKGASPSQVTLLDGALRTWADVLAEATGTDLRDVPGAGAAGGTGFGAMAVLGAVARPGVDIVLELADFGGKVAAADLVITGEGSLDEQSLHGKAPVGVASAARAAGVPVIAVAGRSVLTAEQIHAAGFRRALALSEIEPDPARSMANAAELLRRIGRSIAGGAAGRLG is encoded by the coding sequence GTGACGACGGTGCTGCTCTCGCCCGACAAGTTCAAGGGCTCGCTGTCCGCGGCGGGCGTCGCCGACGCGCTCGCCCGCGGCATAGCCGACGTCGCGCCGGACTGGGTGTGCGTGCGCGCCCCCATCGCGGACGGCGGGGACGGCACCGTCGACGCCGCCGTGGCCGCCGGGTGGGAACGCGTGGCGGTGGAGACGACCGGCCCGACCGGAGTCCCGCACATCACGTCGTACGCCCGCGGCGGCCCGACGGCCGTGGTCGAACTCGCCTCGGCCGTCGGCCTGGAACTCCTGCCCGGCGGTGAGCCGGACGCGCTCGGCGCCACCACGTTCGGGCTCGGCACGGTGATCCGGCACGCGCTCGTACACGGTGCGCAGGACATCGTGCTGGGCCTGGGCGGCAGCGCCTCGACGGACGGCGGCGCCGGCATGCTGCAGGCCCTCGGCGTGACGGTCACCGACCGCGCGGGCGAGCACGTCCGACCGGGCGGCACCGCACTGCTGCAGGCCGCGCGCGTCGACCTCTCGGGCCTCCTTCCCGAGGCCCGCGCCGCGCGCTTCACGCTCGCCTGCGACGTCGACAACCCACTGCTCGGTCCCGACGGCGCCGCCGCCGTCTACGGCCCGCAGAAGGGCGCCTCCCCCTCGCAGGTCACCCTGCTCGACGGTGCCCTGCGCACCTGGGCCGACGTGCTCGCGGAGGCGACGGGCACAGACCTGCGGGACGTTCCCGGCGCCGGCGCGGCCGGCGGCACGGGCTTCGGCGCGATGGCGGTGCTCGGCGCGGTGGCGCGGCCCGGCGTCGACATCGTGCTCGAGCTGGCCGATTTCGGCGGCAAGGTCGCGGCGGCGGACCTCGTGATCACGGGCGAGGGATCGCTCGATGAGCAGTCGTTGCACGGGAAGGCGCCGGTGGGCGTCGCGTCCGCCGCCCGCGCGGCCGGGGTGCCCGTCATCGCCGTAGCGGGGCGCAGTGTGCTCACCGCCGAGCAGATCCACGCCGCCGGCTTCCGGCGCGCACTGGCGCTGTCCGAGATCGAGCCCGACCCCGCCCGCTCCATGGCGAACGCGGCCGAGCTGTTGCGGCGGATCGGCCGGTCCATCGCCGGGGGCGCGGCCGGCCGGCTGGGCTGA
- a CDS encoding 2-hydroxy-3-oxopropionate reductase produces MTNIAFIGLGIMGSPMAVHLANAGHTVAGFNRTPERAKPLVDAGGRAAASIADAVADAEVIAVMVPDSPDVQAVLAGEGGVFDHAPAGALIIDFSSIRPDVTTDLARQAAERGFRLVDAPVSGGEAGAIGAALSIMVGGTPEDFAAAKPVLDVVGKTIVHVGPNGSGQTVKAANQLIVAGNIQLLAEAIVFLEAYGVDTAAAVQVLGGGLAGSAVLNQKAQKMLDREFEPGFRIELHHKDLGIVTAAAREAGVVAPLGGLVAQLMASARANGDGALDHSALLRGVERLSGRTS; encoded by the coding sequence ATGACGAACATCGCCTTCATCGGACTCGGCATCATGGGCAGCCCCATGGCCGTGCACCTCGCGAACGCCGGCCACACGGTCGCCGGCTTCAACCGCACCCCCGAGCGGGCCAAGCCCCTCGTCGACGCGGGCGGCCGGGCCGCCGCCTCGATCGCCGACGCGGTCGCCGACGCCGAGGTCATCGCCGTGATGGTGCCGGACTCCCCCGACGTGCAGGCCGTCCTCGCCGGCGAGGGCGGCGTCTTCGACCACGCCCCCGCGGGTGCGCTGATCATCGACTTCTCCAGCATCCGGCCCGACGTCACAACCGACCTCGCGCGGCAGGCCGCCGAGCGGGGCTTCCGTCTCGTCGACGCCCCCGTCTCGGGCGGCGAGGCCGGCGCGATAGGCGCCGCGCTGTCGATCATGGTGGGCGGCACCCCCGAGGACTTCGCGGCAGCGAAGCCGGTGCTGGACGTGGTCGGCAAGACCATCGTGCACGTGGGCCCCAACGGCTCCGGGCAGACCGTCAAGGCCGCCAACCAGCTCATCGTCGCCGGCAACATCCAGCTCCTGGCCGAGGCGATCGTCTTCCTCGAGGCCTACGGCGTGGACACCGCCGCCGCCGTCCAGGTTCTCGGCGGCGGGCTCGCGGGCTCGGCCGTCCTCAACCAGAAGGCGCAGAAGATGCTGGACCGCGAGTTCGAGCCCGGCTTCCGGATCGAGCTGCACCACAAGGACCTCGGCATCGTCACCGCCGCCGCCCGCGAGGCCGGCGTCGTCGCACCGCTCGGCGGCCTCGTCGCCCAGCTCATGGCCTCCGCCCGCGCCAACGGCGACGGCGCGCTCGACCACTCCGCGCTGCTGCGCGGCGTCGAGCGCCTGTCGGGCCGCACCTCCTAA
- a CDS encoding TetR/AcrR family transcriptional regulator, producing the protein MTQTEGRRYSGASAAARRDERRARFLDAALTVVARDGVGAVSARSLCAESGLHARYFREAFDSPDQVLTEAFDAMAAAVMDRVAASIAAVPADDADAVERKVRAGVHGSLAAMDDDPRRSALLMSADVHPGLRDRREALTDLLAAAMAAQAAELLDDPPDPVDAQLSARLIAVGGMHLAIAARAGRIDASPLLVEEIMVAGILSNRDLRGVLGRLREG; encoded by the coding sequence ATGACCCAGACCGAGGGGCGCCGCTACAGCGGCGCGAGCGCCGCCGCCCGGAGAGACGAGCGCCGGGCGCGGTTCCTCGACGCCGCGCTCACCGTCGTCGCCCGCGACGGCGTCGGTGCCGTGAGCGCCCGCTCCCTGTGCGCGGAATCCGGCCTGCACGCCCGGTACTTCCGCGAGGCCTTCGATTCTCCCGATCAGGTGCTGACCGAGGCCTTCGACGCGATGGCGGCGGCGGTCATGGACCGGGTGGCGGCGTCCATCGCGGCCGTGCCGGCGGACGACGCCGACGCCGTGGAGCGCAAGGTGCGCGCGGGTGTGCACGGCTCCCTTGCAGCGATGGACGACGATCCGCGCCGGTCCGCGCTGCTCATGAGCGCCGACGTGCATCCCGGCCTGCGGGACCGGAGGGAGGCGCTGACCGACCTGCTCGCCGCGGCCATGGCGGCCCAGGCGGCGGAGCTGCTCGACGATCCGCCCGACCCCGTGGACGCGCAGCTGTCGGCGCGGCTCATCGCGGTCGGCGGGATGCACCTGGCGATCGCCGCCCGCGCCGGGCGCATCGACGCGTCGCCGCTGCTGGTCGAGGAGATCATGGTCGCCGGCATCCTCAGCAACCGCGACCTGCGCGGCGTGCTCGGGCGGCTGCGGGAGGGGTAG
- the gcl gene encoding glyoxylate carboligase — protein MARMRAAEAAVKIMELEGATQAFGVPGAAINPFYAAMRAHGGIGHVLARHVEGASHMAEGYTRAAAGNIGVCIGTSGPAGTDMVTGLYSAMADSIPILAITGQAPVARLHKEDFQAVDIASIAKPVTKMAVTVLEPAQVPGVFAQAFHLMRSGRPGPVLIDLPIDVQLAEIEFDPDTYTPLPVHKPAATRAQAEKALDMLAAAERPLIVAGGGIINADASAQLVELAELLDVPVIPTLMGWGTIPDDHRLAAGMVGLQTAHRYGNATMLASDFVLGIGNRWANRHTGGLDTYRAGRTFVHVDIDPTQIGRVFPPDYSIVSDAGAALAQLVEVARERRAAGALADRSAWVESCADRKRTMQRRTHFDDVPIKPQRVYEEMNKAFGRDTRYVSTIGLSQIAGGQFLHVFQPRHWINCGQAGPLGWTIPAALGVVKAVPGTDVVALSGDYDFQFMIEELAVAAQFNLPYVHVVVNNSYLGLIRQAQRAFDMDFQVQLGFDNINADVDDAHSTNGTDPMPLAPKGYGVDHVKVAEGLGCKAVRVTDPAEIAATLTRAQEMAREHKVPVVVEIFLERVTNIAMGTELDNVAEFEDLATVGTDAPTALLLLD, from the coding sequence ATGGCTCGTATGCGTGCCGCCGAGGCAGCGGTCAAGATCATGGAACTCGAGGGCGCCACCCAGGCGTTCGGCGTGCCCGGCGCCGCCATCAACCCCTTCTACGCCGCGATGCGCGCGCACGGCGGGATCGGCCACGTGCTGGCCCGGCACGTCGAGGGCGCCTCGCACATGGCGGAGGGCTACACCCGCGCCGCGGCCGGCAACATCGGCGTCTGCATCGGCACGTCCGGCCCCGCCGGCACCGACATGGTGACCGGGTTGTACTCGGCCATGGCCGATTCCATCCCGATCCTCGCCATCACCGGCCAGGCGCCCGTCGCGCGCCTGCACAAGGAGGACTTCCAGGCGGTCGACATCGCGTCCATCGCGAAACCCGTCACCAAGATGGCCGTCACCGTGCTGGAGCCGGCGCAGGTGCCCGGCGTCTTCGCGCAGGCCTTCCACCTCATGCGTTCGGGTCGGCCCGGTCCCGTCCTCATCGATCTGCCCATCGACGTGCAGCTCGCCGAGATCGAGTTCGACCCGGACACCTACACCCCGCTGCCCGTGCACAAGCCCGCCGCGACCCGCGCGCAGGCCGAGAAGGCGCTGGACATGCTGGCCGCCGCGGAGCGCCCGCTCATCGTGGCGGGCGGCGGCATCATCAACGCCGACGCCTCCGCGCAGCTGGTCGAGCTGGCCGAGCTGCTGGACGTGCCGGTGATCCCGACCCTCATGGGCTGGGGCACGATCCCCGACGACCACCGCCTCGCCGCGGGCATGGTGGGCCTGCAGACCGCGCACCGCTACGGCAACGCGACGATGCTGGCCTCGGACTTCGTGCTGGGCATCGGCAACCGGTGGGCGAACCGCCACACCGGCGGACTGGACACCTACCGCGCGGGCCGGACGTTCGTCCACGTGGACATCGACCCCACCCAGATCGGCCGGGTCTTCCCGCCGGACTACAGCATCGTCTCCGACGCCGGGGCCGCGCTGGCGCAGTTGGTGGAGGTCGCGCGCGAGCGGCGCGCCGCCGGCGCCCTCGCCGACCGCTCGGCGTGGGTCGAGTCCTGCGCCGATCGCAAGCGGACCATGCAGCGCCGCACGCACTTCGACGACGTGCCGATCAAGCCGCAGCGCGTCTACGAGGAGATGAACAAGGCGTTCGGCCGCGACACCCGGTACGTGAGCACGATCGGGCTCTCGCAGATCGCGGGCGGGCAGTTCCTGCACGTCTTCCAGCCGCGGCACTGGATCAACTGCGGGCAGGCCGGCCCGCTCGGCTGGACGATCCCCGCGGCGCTCGGCGTGGTCAAGGCCGTGCCCGGAACCGATGTGGTGGCACTGTCGGGCGACTACGATTTCCAGTTCATGATCGAGGAACTGGCGGTCGCGGCGCAGTTCAACCTGCCCTACGTCCATGTGGTGGTGAACAACTCCTACCTGGGCCTGATCCGGCAGGCGCAGCGCGCCTTCGACATGGACTTCCAGGTCCAGCTGGGATTCGACAACATCAACGCCGATGTCGACGACGCCCACAGCACGAACGGCACGGACCCGATGCCCCTGGCCCCCAAGGGCTACGGCGTCGACCACGTCAAGGTCGCCGAGGGCCTGGGTTGCAAGGCGGTGCGCGTGACCGATCCTGCGGAGATCGCCGCGACGCTCACCCGGGCGCAGGAGATGGCCCGGGAGCACAAGGTGCCCGTGGTCGTCGAGATCTTCCTGGAGCGGGTCACCAACATCGCGATGGGCACCGAGCTCGACAACGTCGCCGAGTTCGAGGATCTCGCGACCGTCGGCACCGACGCGCCCACCGCCCTCCTGCTGCTCGACTAG
- a CDS encoding oxygenase MpaB family protein, translating to MTLAAPRTVDTPARFDRDPEWAAGSVRVLRILQKDRRPFTPAEISWAAEAVNRGDELGNRLGRAMIDDRAFSMRDLDAALESGTAENPLLRELLAAVGGDATPSWVDVAACERGAAVCRRSGSLGLDVLATASLMTGYTTSATTRQLVATGRLVDGVDARIHETTQWWSEIIGGDVRPHGLAWRSAVKVRVIHGLANTTLLRREDWDRAEWGVPINQSDQLGTLGLFSTTFLVGLRALGMPVSAAEGRDVMALWRYVGWLLGIDEHVLPATEGEGRRRMVQIGQYTPGPDADSAVLGRALYGNWGRHRYPVAQGLRRGFYQRYLGSLEGVFAGPQGLRDLGLPAALPWAVPVAWANHLPAQVAARLSPAARRWATVRGERQIATWLRRNSPS from the coding sequence ATGACCCTTGCAGCCCCGCGCACCGTCGACACCCCGGCACGCTTCGACCGCGACCCCGAGTGGGCCGCGGGGAGCGTGCGCGTCCTCCGGATCCTGCAGAAGGACCGCCGTCCGTTCACGCCCGCGGAGATCTCCTGGGCGGCCGAGGCGGTGAACCGCGGCGACGAGCTCGGCAACCGGCTCGGCCGCGCGATGATCGACGACCGCGCCTTTTCGATGCGCGACCTGGATGCGGCCCTCGAATCCGGCACTGCGGAGAACCCACTGCTGCGGGAGCTGCTCGCCGCGGTCGGTGGCGATGCGACCCCCTCCTGGGTGGACGTCGCGGCCTGCGAGCGCGGTGCCGCGGTATGCCGGAGGTCCGGGTCCCTGGGGCTCGACGTCCTCGCGACGGCGTCGCTCATGACCGGCTACACGACCTCCGCGACCACGCGCCAGCTCGTCGCGACCGGCCGCCTCGTCGACGGGGTGGACGCCCGGATCCACGAGACGACGCAGTGGTGGTCGGAGATCATCGGTGGTGACGTCCGCCCGCACGGACTCGCCTGGCGATCGGCCGTGAAGGTCCGTGTGATCCACGGTCTCGCCAACACGACCCTGCTGCGGCGCGAGGACTGGGACCGCGCGGAGTGGGGCGTTCCGATCAACCAGTCCGACCAGCTCGGCACGCTCGGGCTGTTCTCCACGACGTTCCTGGTCGGGCTCCGCGCGCTGGGCATGCCGGTGTCCGCGGCCGAGGGGCGCGACGTGATGGCGCTGTGGCGGTACGTCGGCTGGCTGCTCGGCATCGACGAGCACGTCCTGCCGGCGACCGAGGGGGAGGGGCGGCGCCGCATGGTGCAGATCGGCCAGTACACCCCCGGCCCCGACGCGGATTCCGCCGTGCTCGGGCGGGCGCTCTACGGCAACTGGGGCCGGCACCGGTACCCGGTCGCGCAGGGGCTGCGACGGGGCTTCTACCAGCGGTATCTCGGCAGCCTGGAGGGCGTCTTCGCGGGCCCGCAGGGGCTGCGCGACCTGGGGCTGCCCGCGGCGCTGCCCTGGGCCGTTCCCGTCGCGTGGGCGAACCACCTGCCGGCGCAGGTGGCGGCCCGGCTGTCGCCCGCCGCCCGGCGCTGGGCGACGGTCCGCGGCGAGCGGCAGATCGCGACCTGGTTGCGCCGCAACAGCCCGAGCTGA